Proteins found in one Salvia splendens isolate huo1 chromosome 10, SspV2, whole genome shotgun sequence genomic segment:
- the LOC121750347 gene encoding cytochrome P450 78A5-like, translating into MWLDYTFLLTPSTTLSLFFLLFTAVFSLWLTPGGLAWALYRAQSQATSSIPGPSGLPLLGLALSFTRPLTHRALARLSHAFKSKPLMAFSVGLTRFIISSDRDTAKEILSSSAFAERPVKESARLLMFDRAMGFSPYGDYWRSLRRISAAHLFGPRREARLGRVRGELAGWVAAEMEREGEVRVRRVLHLASLNNVMMSVFGKRYEFGENGEGLELEGLVREGYELLSVFNWSDHFACVGLFDWQRIRKRSSRLVEKVNVFVGKIVEEHRFKRANQVGFGGDDDDDFVDVLLDLEKETKLSDSDMIAVLWEMIFRGTDTVAILLEWILARMILHPEIQAKAQNEIDNAIGLNSMVADSDLPNLPYIQAIVKETLRLHPPGPLLSWARLAIHDTQVGPHFVPAGTTAMVNMWAITHDEGVWPEPERFRPERFLEDDVAIMGSDLRLAPFGSGRRVCPGKSMGLATVQLWLAHLLHKFKWTACPSGGVDLSECLKLSMEMKKPLVCKAIPRISTIKATKI; encoded by the exons atgtgGCTAGACTACACTTTCCTCCTCACTCCATCAACAACACTCTCCCTCTTCTTTCTCCTCTTCACCGCCGTCTTCAGCCTCTGGCTCACCCCAGGCGGCCTCGCATGGGCCTTATACCGGGCCCAATCCCAGGCCACCTCCTCCATTCCCGGGCCCTCGGGCCTCCCCCTCCTCGGCCTCGCCCTCTCCTTCACCCGCCCCCTCACCCACCGCGCCCTCGCCCGCCTCTCCCACGCCTTCAAATCCAAACCCCTAATGGCCTTCTCCGTCGGTCTCACGCGCTTCATCATCTCCAGCGACCGCGACACCGCCAAGGAGATCCTCAGCAGCTCCGCCTTCGCGGAGCGGCCAGTGAAAGAGTCGGCCCGGTTGCTCATGTTCGACCGGGCCATGGGGTTCTCCCCCTACGGGGACTACTGGAGGAGCCTGCGCAGGATCTCCGCAGCTCACCTCTTTGGCCCGAGGCGGGAGGCCCGCCTCGGGCGCGTGAGGGGGGAGTTAGCAGGCTGGGTGGCGGCGGAGatggagagagagggggaggTGAGAGTGAGGAGGGTTTTGCACTTGGCTTCTTTGAATAATGTGATGATGAGTGTGTTTGGGAAAAGGTATGAGTTTGGAGAGAATGGGGAAGGATTGGAGTTGGAGGGTTTGGTTAGGGAAGGGTATGAGTTGCTTAGTGTGTTTAATTGGAGTGATCATTTTGCATGCGTGGGGCTTTTTGATTGGCAGAGGATCAGAAAGAGGAGTTCACGGTTGGTCGAAAAGGTTAATGTTTTTGTCGGAAAAATTGTGGAGGAGCATAGGTTTAAAAGGGCTAATCAAGTGGGATTTGggggtgatgatgatgatgattttgTTGATGTTTTGCTTGATTTGGAGAAGGAGACCAAACTATCTGATTCGGACATGATTGCAGTTCTTTGG GAAATGATCTTTAGAGGGACTGATACTGTGGCAATCCTATTAGAATGGATTCTTGCAAGAATGATTCTTCATCCTGAAATTCAAGCCAAGGCACAAAATGAGATAGACAATGCAATTGGGCTCAACTCAATGGTGGCTGATTCCGACCTCCCAAACCTACCTTATATCCAAGCCATAGTGAAGGAGACCCTTAGGTTGCACCCCCCCGGCCCCCTCCTCTCATGGGCCCGCCTCGCCATCCATGACACCCAGGTGGGCCCCCACTTTGTGCCTGCAGGCACGACCGCCATGGTCAACATGTGGGCCATCACTCACGACGAGGGAGTATGGCCCGAGCCCGAAAGGTTCAGGCCGGAGAGGTTCCTGGAGGATGACGTTGCCATCATGGGATCCGATCTCAGGCTTGCACCATTTGGGTCTGGGAGGAGGGTTTGCCCCGGTAAGTCAATGGGCCTTGCCACGGTCCAACTCTGGCTAGCCCACTTGCTTCATAAGTTCAAGTGGACTGCTTGTCCTAGTGGTGGAGTGGATTTATCGGAATGTCTGAAATTGTCCATGGAAATGAAGAAACCACTTGTTTGCAAAGCTATTCCTAGGATATCGACAATCAAGGCTACCAAGATTTGA
- the LOC121750385 gene encoding glycine-rich RNA-binding protein 3, mitochondrial-like — protein sequence MALFRKAASILGRTVSSRINHETSASNLSIFQAIRCMSSSKVFVGGLSYNIDDQSLGESFDKYGEVIDAKVIVDRETGRSRGFGFVTFASAEEASAAIQALDQQELHGRQVKVNYANDRPRGGFGGGGGFGGGGGFGGGSGYGGGGYGGGGGGYGGSVGGGFGRSSDYGGSGGGSFGGGADTGGYPAAGESQSGGGVTRGFGGDSGSYGSGAADGGFGGGGEASYRDGDTQNNFADRRG from the exons ATGGCTTTGTTCAGAAAAGCTGCAAGTATTCTTGGGAGGACTGTTAGCAGCAGAATAAATCATGAAACTTCAGCGTCCAACCTCTCTATTTTTCAAGCGATAAGATGCATGTCTAGTTCAAAGGTTTTTGTTGGAG GACTTTCTTACAACATAGATGACCAAAGTCTTGGAGAGTCTTTTGATAAGTATGGAGAAGTTATTGATG CCAAGGTGATTGTTGACCGTGAAACTGGGAGATCCAGGGGATTTGGGTTTGTTACTTTTGCTTCTGCTGAGGAGGCATCAGCTGCCATTCAGGCACTGGATCAGCAG GAACTTCATGGTCGTCAGGTGAAGGTTAACTATGCAAATGATAGGCCACGTGGAGGCtttggtggtggcggtggtttTGGTGGAGGCGGTGGTTTTGGTGGTGGCAGTGGTTATGGTGGTGGCGGAtatggtggaggtggtggtggttatGGTGGCAGTGTTGGTGGTGGTTTTGGTCGAAGTAGTGATTATGGTGGCAGTGGTGGTGGAAGTTTTGGAGGTGGAGCTGATACCGGAGGTTATCCTGCAGCTGGAGAGAGCCAAAGTGGAGGTGGTGTTACCAGAGGCTTCGGTGGTGATTCAGGTAGCTATGGTTCAGGTGCAGCAGATGGTGGATTTGGGGGTGGTGGTGAGGCAAGCTACAGAGACGGCGACACCCAGAACAACTTTGCTGATAGGCGGGGTTGA
- the LOC121750652 gene encoding phosphatidylinositol 4-phosphate 5-kinase 6-like, giving the protein MSVAHVDDDEEEENIHKPSKLHHVEKALPNGDIYLGQWVENCPNGQGKFLWADGCMYVGSWCRGRTNGRGKFSWPSGATYEGQFKNGYMDGEGTYTGSSNDTYRGMWQSNTRHGGGMQSFTNGDCYKGQWRHGQIEGKGRYTWKNGNEYVGYWREGKMNGVGTLVWANGSLYEGSWQDGLPKGNGTFRWVDGSFYVGVWSEDAKEQSGTYYTSSANRGSIGWDPLNVYLVYLRDCSVVSVEKILVFPSEKMVSWQCEGKPLQNLIIRPATRQGNTISKGHKNYELMLNLQLGIRHSVGKPAPATSLDLKATAFDSRNKVWTKFPPEGTKHTPPHQSCEFKWKDYCPLVFRTLRKLFKVDPANYMMSICGSDALRELSSPGKSGSFFYLTNDDKYMIKTVKKSEVKMLKRMLPAYYNHVRFHENTLLTRFYGFHCVKMTGPAQKKVRFVIMGNLFCTEYSIHRRFDLKGSSHGRLAVKHESEIDSTTTLKDLDLNLIFRLQKSWFQEFCRQLNRDCEFLEHEKIMDYSLLVGIHFREISPSGQPLSTTKTKHQTPIGNGHKSSEGEAPFDANWWASIRLGSNMHARAELTTMRNSGECQLVGEGTGECYDVILVFGIIDILQDYDISKKIEHAYKSFQHDPTSISAIDPRHYSKRFRDFIFKVFTEDQHG; this is encoded by the exons ATGTCTGTGGCacatgttgatgatgatgaagaagaagaaaacattCACAAACCAAGCAAACTCCACCATGTTGAGAAGGCTCTCCCCAATGGTGACATCTACCTAGGCCAGTGGGTGGAAAACTGCCCGAACGGACAGGGCAAGTTCCTATGGGCAGATGGCTGCATGTATGTAGGCAGCTGGTGCAGAGGCAGGACCAATGGAAGGGGCAAGTTCAGCTGGCCCTCGGGCGCCACTTACGAGGGCCAGTTCAAAAACGGCTACATGGATGGAGAGGGCACGTACACGGGCTCATCCAACGACACCTACAGAGGCATGTGGCAGTCCAACACCAGGCATGGTGGTGGGATGCAGAGTTTCACCAATGGGGATTGCTACAAAGGGCAGTGGCGCCACGGGCAGATTGAGGGGAAGGGGAGATATACATGGAAGAATGGGAACGAGTATGTGGGGTATTGGAGGGAGGGGAAGATGAATGGTGTGGGAACTCTTGTTTGGGCTAATGGGAGTTTGTATGAGGGGAGCTGGCAGGACGGGCTGCCTAAGGGCAACGGGACGTTTCGTTGGGTCGATGGGAGCTTCTATGTGGGAGTTTGGAGCGAGGATGCGAAGGAGCAAAGTGGGACTTACTACACATCTAGTGCTAATAGAGGGAGCATTGGTTGGGACCCTTTGAATGTGTATTTGGTGTATTTGAGAGACTGTAGTGTTGTATCTGTGGAGAAGATTCTTGTTTTTCCTTCGGAGAAGATGGTGAGCTGGCAATGTGAAGGGAAGCCGTTGCAGAATCTGATCATAAGGCCTGCAACGAGGCAAGGAAACACAATATCAAAAGGGCATAAAAATTATGAACTCATGTTAAATTTGCAGCTTGGGATAAG ACATTCTGTAGGAAAACCTGCACCAGCTACATCTCTTGACTTAAAAGCAACAGCATTTGATTCGAGAAACAAAGTGTGGACCAAGTTCCCACCAGAAGGAACCAAGCACACCCCACCTCACCAATCATGTGAATTCAAATGGAAGGATTACTGCCCCTTGGTTTTCAG GACACTTAGGAAACTATTTAAGGTTGATCCAGCAAACTACATGATGTCAATATGCGGGAGTGATGCCCTCCGCGAGCTCTCGTCTCCTGGGAAAAGTGGGAGCTTCTTCTACTTGACCAATGACGACAAGTACATGATAAAAACTGTTAAAAAGTCAGAAGTAAAA ATGCTTAAGAGAATGCTTCCGGCTTACTATAACCACGTTCGGTTCCATGAAAACACGTTATTGACCAGATTTTATGGCTTTCACTGTGTGAAGATGACTGGGCCTGCACAAAAGAAG GTAAGGTTTGTGATCATGGGAAACTTGTTCTGCACTGAATACTCAATCCATAGACGCTTCGACTTGAAAGGTTCCTCCCACGGCCGCCTAGCTGTCAAACATGAATCTGAGATAGACTCAACAACCACCCTCAAGGATCTTGACCTGAACCTCATCTTTCGACTGCAGAAATCTTGGTTTCAAGAGTTTTGCAg GCAACTGAACCGCGACTGTGAGTTTCTTGAACACGAGAAGATCATGGATTACAGTCTCTTGGTTGGCATTCATTTCAGAGAGATATCACCATCTGGACAGCCACTCAGTACTACCAAGACAAAACATCAAACTCCCATTG GAAATGGACACAAAAGCAGTGAAGGAGAAGCCCCCTTTGATGCTAACTG GTGGGCATCTATCAGATTAGGTTCAAACATGCATGCGCGAGCTGAGCTGACAACGATGAGAAACAGTGGTGAGTGCCAGCTGGTGGGAGAGGGAACAGGGGAGTGCTACGATGTGATCCTAGTGTTTGGTATAATTGACATACTGCAAGACTATGATATCAGCAAGAAGATTGAGCACGCGTACAAGTCCTTCCAGCATGATCCAACGTCAATATCGGCTATTGATCCTAGGCACTACTCCAAGCGCTTCCGTGACTTCATATTCAAGGTTTTCACAGAAGATCAACACGGATGA